Proteins from a single region of Oryza brachyantha chromosome 6, ObraRS2, whole genome shotgun sequence:
- the LOC102707784 gene encoding uncharacterized protein LOC102707784: MRELMRRMSFSDRVGDGGGGAAAAVKRGLIRRLSFSDRVVSVGDGGSGGGGSSSTLLRRLSFSDRGGDGGGGGVPRGCVPVLVGGEEDGERFVVRVEALRHPAFAALLEKAAQEFGYRQEGILRLPCGVHHFHQVLAAADAKN; encoded by the coding sequence ATGAGGGAGCTGATGCGGAGGATGAGCTTCTCGGACCgcgtgggcgacggcggcggtggcgcggcggcggccgtgaaGCGCGGGCTGATCCGGAGGCTGAGCTTCTCGGACAGGGTGGTCTCCGTGGgagacggcggcagcggtggcggcgggtcGTCGTCGACGCTGCTGAGGAGGCTGAGCTTCTCGGACCGCGGCggggacggaggaggaggaggcgtgcCGCGCGGGTGCGTGCCGGTGCTggtcggcggggaggaggacggcgagcgGTTCGTGGTGCGGGTGGAGGCGCTGCGGCACCCGGCGTTCGCGGCGCTGCTGGAGAAGGCGGCGCAGGAGTTCGGGTACAGGCAGGAGGGCATCCTCCGGCTCCCCTGCGGCGTCCACCATTTCCACCaagtcctcgccgccgccgacgccaaaAACTGA